Proteins co-encoded in one Methylobacterium sp. WL1 genomic window:
- a CDS encoding serine acetyltransferase: MTGAVVNTDPHGPTGYAEVRRLLSADFARVLRQTTGGKPTSRLRRLMHLTLPAMQVAIFHRVAHLLHGHGWRRCAAAVSNLSLRLTGASLHPGSPIGPGLFVPHPARIVFCGSAGIDLVLLPGTLVGPRDWVFPGAPFPADAPRLGDNAVVGAHAAVQGAVTVGAGATIGIGVCSLREVPAGTVTMVAQRQIRSRSDVPEGGDAV; encoded by the coding sequence ATGACCGGCGCCGTCGTGAACACCGATCCGCACGGTCCGACCGGCTACGCGGAGGTGCGCCGGCTGCTCTCGGCCGACTTCGCCCGCGTCCTGCGCCAGACCACGGGCGGCAAGCCGACCTCCCGGCTGCGACGCCTGATGCACCTGACGCTGCCCGCCATGCAGGTCGCGATCTTCCACCGCGTGGCGCATCTGCTGCACGGACACGGCTGGCGGCGATGCGCGGCCGCCGTCTCGAACCTGTCGCTGCGGTTGACCGGCGCGAGCCTGCATCCCGGATCGCCGATCGGGCCGGGCCTGTTCGTGCCCCACCCGGCCCGCATCGTTTTCTGCGGCAGCGCGGGGATCGACCTGGTGCTGCTTCCCGGGACGCTCGTGGGGCCGCGGGATTGGGTTTTCCCCGGCGCGCCATTCCCCGCGGACGCGCCGCGCCTCGGGGACAATGCCGTGGTCGGGGCCCACGCGGCCGTCCAGGGTGCTGTCACGGTCGGGGCCGGAGCCACGATCGGGATCGGCGTGTGCAGCCTGCGGGAAGTCCCCGCCGGCACCGTCACGATGGTGGCGCAGCGGCAGATCCGCAGCCGCTCCGATGTTCCGGAGGGCGGCGATGCAGTTTAG